The genomic DNA CCCGCACATTCCCGATCAGAGGGGGAAGGCTCGTGAAGGGAACCTGGCAGAGCATTTTCCTGCTGGAGCTCGACGGTCCAAGGAACAGGCAGGTCGTGGTGGAGATCATGGGCGAGTAGAAGTCAGATCAGGGTCAAACCGCACCTATCATTTCGGTGAAAGGTATCGGACAGCATCCACGAAGAATGAGACATGCATCACAGCGATACCATGACAGGGGGGCTCAAGCGGTCAGAGCCGGAAGGGCAACAAGGTCCCAGAGAGTCCCACCCCGTCGAGGTCACTTGTAGCAACTCTCACCCGCGTCGTCGTGATCCTGGGGAAAGAAGGGACATTTCTCCTTGATGCAATCGCCGTTCAGTTCGGTGAATTTGCATCTTCCCCTTGCCCCGCTGATAGCCAGGTTGTGTCCTGCAGCTCCAAGCTCCAGAGAGGCCAGCTCGAAGGCGGAGTAAGCCGCTCTGGGGCAGCATCTGGGTCCACCGATCTCAGCCGCACAGGCAAGTGCCCTTGATGTGACCCTCATGACCATCGATCTCCCCCCGTCATGCATGGGGGTGATCTTCTCCACAATGCTGAAGGCGACGCCCACACCGACCGCTCCTCCGCAGGCTCCATGAAATCCGCAGGAGCCCCCGGGGATATTCATCCCTCTCTCCAAGGCCTCTTCGACGTCCTCGACTGAGAGATCCTCTCCAGAGTTGGCGAGGCACTTGATGATTATTCCAGGTACAATGGCATGATGCCAAGCTCCATGGACGGGAAGATGATCGGAGGCGGACCATTCCTGTCTCATGGCATCGATCACCTGCTCGTACATGAGAACCGGATCTGCCCCGGTCATGGAATGAACGATCTCGAATATTCTAGGATAGAAGGATTGGAGCTTTTTCATGTCCGTTCCTTTCCTCCGGTGAGCGGTCTCCCCGAATTCCATCATTCTCCAGATCTCTCTAATATCCTGAGCATCGTTCTCCATTCCATCACCTCAAACTCCTGCCAACCAAGGCACGAAACGACATAACCTTTCCCATGGACCAATCGGGAGTTGGGGGCCATTGTCATAGTGGGGATTTCATCCCTCGATCTCCTTTCGGAGCACCTCGAAGAATGTATCCCTGACCATCTTCTCCATCCATGGTTTGTGACCGCAATCCTCCAGCAGAATGAATCTGAAATCCCGAAGGACCCTAGAGAGCGGTTCTCTGACGCCCTCGGCCGGATGAGGGTCGAAGTCGCCTTGAATGGCGACGACTGGGCACTGGACCTCTGCCGCGATCTCCAGAAGCCTCCCGCTCCTTCTCAGTTCATGGGCCTCACCCCATACACTCTGGTATACATCATAGCTGATCTCCACCTGCTCATCATCAGCCACAGGGTGAAACGAATCTGCCACGGATATCAGGAAACCAAGTCTGGACATCTTCTCGTCCTTATCGATCTCCAAGGGGTCACGAAGATCCTCAATG from Methanomassiliicoccales archaeon includes the following:
- a CDS encoding YjbQ family protein, producing the protein RTFPIRGGRLVKGTWQSIFLLELDGPRNRQVVVEIMGE